Within Streptomyces albofaciens JCM 4342, the genomic segment CGGGGACCTGCTGGACGCGGAGCTGGTCCATGTGAGCCGGCCCGTGCCACCGGCCGAGCTGCCCGACGAGAAGATCCTGCGCGAGGTGATCGACGGACTGCGGGCGCTGTGACGGCACCCGGCGGCGCACGCGCCGCCGGCCCGCCCCGGGCGGGGCCGCACGGACCCATGAACGGCAAGGACCAAGAGATGCGACAGACCAGCACCAGCGGCGAACCGGGAGAAGACGGCCATGGTCTTCGGGCGCTCTGAACGACGCCGCAAGCACGACGCCCCCGACCCCGTCACCCTCAAGATCCTGGTGGCGGGCGGCTTCGGCGTGGGCAAGACGACCCTGGTGGGCGCGGTCAGCGAGATCAAACCGCTGCGCACCGAGGAACGGCTGACCGAGGCGGGCCGCCCGGTCGACGACCTGGTGGGCGTGGAGGGCAAGCGGACCACCACCGTCGCCATGGACTTCGGACGCATCACGCTCCGCGAGGACCTGGTGCTCTACCTCTTCGGCACCCCGGGCCAGGACCGCTTCTGGTTCCTGTGGGACGAACTGGCCCGCGGCGCCCTCGGCGCGGTGGTCCTGGCCGACACCCGCCGCCTGGCCGACTCGTTCGCCGCCGTCGACTACTTCGAACGCCGCGGCATCGCCTTCATGGTCGCCGTCAACTGCTTCGACGGCGCCGAACGCTACCCCGCCGAAACGGTTCGCGAGGCGCTCGACCTGGACGCCGAGGTACCGGTGATGCTCTGCGACGCCCGCGAGAAGGACTCCGTCCGCGACGTACTGATCGCCGTGGTGGAACACGCGATGCACCTGTCCACCCGCCAACGCGAGCCGGCCCTCCCGTAGCGGTGCCGAGGCACACGAGCGCGGCCCGTACCCCGCCGCCCGGGGGACGGGCCGTATGCCTGGGCGGCCCGTCGTCCGGCTGTCCGGGCAGGGCGTAATCCCGTCGCCCGCGGACGGTCCCGCGCCCTACCCTGCGCGCCATGGCTAAAGCACCCGTTTTCACACCCCGGGCGGACGACTTCCCGCGCTGGTACCAGGATCTGATCGGCAAGGCGGAGCTGGCCGACAACGGCCCGGTGCGCGGCACCATGGTCGTCCGACCGTACGGCTACGGCCTGTGGGAGCGGATGCAGCGGGAGATGGACGCCCGCATCAAGAAGGCGGGCGCGCAGAACGCGTACTTCCCGCTCCTGATCCCGCAGTCCTACCTGACGAAGGAGGCCGAACACGTCGAGGGCTTCGCGCCCGAACTGGCCGTCGTCACCCACGCCGGCGGCAGGGAGCTGGCGGAGCCCGTCGTCGTCCGGCCCACCTCCGAGACGATCGTCAACGCGTCCTTCTCCCGGTGGGTGCGGAGCCACCGCGACCTGCCCCTGCTGGTCAACCAGTGGGCGAACGTGGTGCGCTGGGAACTGCGCCCCCGCGTGTTCCTGCGCACGACGGAGTTCCTGTGGCAGGAGGGCCACACCGCGCACGCCACCTACGAGGACGCCCGGGACTACGCCGCGCGCATCCACCGCGACGTCTACACCGACTTCATGGAGAACGTCCTCGCCATGGACGTCGTACCGGGCCGCAAGACGGCCAGGGAGCGGTTCGCCGGTGCGGTCGACACCCTCACCCTGGAAGGCATGATGGGCGACGGCAAGGCCCTCCAGCTGGCCACCAGCCACGAACTCGGCCAGAACTTCGCCAAGGCCTTCGGCACGCGGTACCTGTCGGCCGACGGGCGGCAGGAGTACGTCTGGCAGACCTCCTGGGGCTCCACGACGCGTATGGTCGGCGCACTGGTGATGGCGCACGGGGACGACCACGGACTGCGCGTCCCGCCGCGGCTGGCCGCGGTGCAGGCGGTGGTCCTCGCCATCAGGGACGACGCGGAGGTCCTGGCCAAGGTGCGCGAGATCGGCGACCGGCTGGAGGACGCGGGGGTCCGCGTCCACGTCGACGACCGCACCGGCACGCCGTTCGGGCGCCGGGCCGTCGACTGGGAGCTCAAGGGCGTGCCCGTACGGATCGAGGTCGGCCCCCGCGACCTGGCGAACGGCACCGCCGTACTGGTCCGCCGGGCCGCGGGAAGCAAGGAGCCGACGGCGATCGAGGCGCTGCCCGCCATCCTGCCCGAGGTGCTGGAGGCGGAGCAGGCGCTGCTGCTGGAGCAGTCCCGCGCACACCGCGAGAACCACACCGCCGAAGTCACCACGGTCGACGAGGCCGTGGAGGCCGCGAGCGCCGGCTGGGCGCGCATCCCCTGGGACGCGCTGGGTCCGGAGGGCGAGGCGGAACTGGCCGAGCGGGGCGTGTCCGTACGGTGTCTGGTCGCCGCGGACGGCTCGGTGCCCGAGAGGGGCGATCAGCCGGGCAATGTCGCCGTCGTGGCGCGCGCGTACTGACCGGAGGGTGGGCCTGGCAGCCGGCGGAGGCTGCCAGGCCGCGGTCCGCCGGGGCCGGGCGGCTACGCGCCCGCACCCCCTTCGTGCCACCCGAAGCTCCGCTCCACCGCCTTGCGCCAGTTGCCGTATTCGCGCTCACGGGTCGGGCCGTCCATGTGCGGCGTCCACTCCGTGTCCCGCTTCCAGTGCGCCGTCAGCTCGTCCAGGTCCTGCCACACGCCGGTCGCCAGGCCCGCCGCGTACGCCGCGCCCAGACACGTCGTCTCGGAGACCACCGGACGGATCACGGGCACGCCCAGCACGTCCGCCTGGTGCTGCATCAGGAGGTTGTTGACGGTCATGCCGCCGTCCACCTTCAGTGCGGTGATCTGCACACCGGAGTCCTGGTACATGGCGTCCACCACCTCACGCGTCTGCCAGCTGGTGGCCTCCAGCACCGCGCGGGCCAGGTGCGCCTTGGTGACGTAGCCGGTCAGGCCGGTGATCACGCCGCGTGCGTCGGAGCGCCAGTACGGGGCGAACAGGCCGGAGAACGCCGGGACGATGTACGCGCCGCCGTTGTCCGGGACCTGCGCCGCCAGGTTCTCGATCTCGTCCGCCGAACCGATGATGCCCAGCTGGTCCCGGAACCACTGCACCAGCGCCCCGGTGATGGCGATCGAGCCCTCCAGGCAGTAGACCGGGGCCTCCCCGCCCAGCTGGTAGCCCAGCGTCGTCAGCAGTCCGCTCTTGGAGGGCACCGGCCGCTGCCCGGTGTTCAGCAGCAGGAACGAGCCGGTGCCGTACGTGTTCTTGGCCTCGCCGACCCGGTAACACGTCTGCCCGAACACCGCCGCCTGCTGGTCGCCCAGCGCCGCGGCCACCGGCACCCCGGCCAGCTGGCCCACCGCCGTCCCGTACACCTCCGCCGAGGAGCGGATCTCCGGCAGGACCGCCTCCGGAATCCGCATCGCGGACAGGATCGAGGTGTCCCACTGGAGCGTGTGCAGGTTCATCAGCATGGTGCGCCCGGCGTTGGTCACGTCGGTGACGTGCGCCCCGCCGTCCGTACCGCCCGTCAGCTTCCAGATCAGCCACGAGTCGATCGTCCCGAAGGCGATCTCCCCGGCCTCGGCCCGTGCCCGCAGGCCCGGCACGCTGTCCAGCAGCCAGGCCGCCTTCGGCCCGGAGAAGTAGCTGGCCAGCGGCAGCCCGGTGGCCGCGCGGAAGCGGTCCTGGCCGTCCGTGCCGCCCAGCTCGTGGCACAGCTGCGCGGTACGGGTGTCCTGCCAGACGATCGCGTTGTGCACCGGCCTGCCGGTGGCGCGGTCCCACAGCACCGTCGTCTCGCGCTGGTTGGTGATGCCGAGCGCGGCCAGCTGGTCGGCGCGCAGCCCCGCCTTGGCGAGCGCGCCCGCCACCACCGCCTGCACCTTCGCCCAGATCTCCTCGGCGTCGTGCTCCACCCACCCGGGCTTGGGGAAGATCTGCCGGTGCTCGCGCTGGTCGACGGCGACGATCGCGCCGTCCTGGTTGAAGATGATGCAGCGGCTGGAGGTCGTGCCCTGGTCGATCGCGGCGACGTACTTCTGCGCGGTGCCGTCCGTCATGTGCCTCTCCTGACTCCTCGTTGCCGGTCCGGGCCGCCTGCCGTGGCCGGTCAGAAGACCGCGTTGAACACCAGGCCGGAGAGCACCGCGCCGAGCAGCGGGCCGGCCACCGGAATCCAGGCGTAGGACCAGTCGGAGGTGCCCTTGTTGGGGATGGGTAGCAGTGCGTGGGCGATGCGCGGCCCGAGGTCGCGGGCCGGGTTGATGGCGTAGCCGGTGGGCCCGCCGAGCGAGAGGCCGATGCCCACCACCAGCAGCGCGACGAGCAGGACGTTGATGCCGGACCCGTAGACGCCCGCGTCCGCGCCCGGCACCTGCCCGATCCCGATGCCCTTGTTCTCGCCGAAGAACAGCAGCGGCAGCACCAGGCCCATGGTCGCGATGGTCTCGGTGACCAGGTTGGCGGCCGGGCTGCGGACCTCCGGCGCGGTCGCGAAGATCCCCAGCGTGGGCTGCGCCTTGTCCGCCTCCGCGTTGGCCGCGAACTGCGCGTGGTACAGCGCCCACGCCAGTACGGCACCGAGCAGCGCGCCCGCCATCTGCGCCGCCATGTACAGCGGCACCTTCGACCACTCCGTGCCGCCCGCGACCGCCGACCCCAGCGTCACCGCCGGGTTCAGGTGCCCGCCGGACAGCGGCGCCGCGGTGTACGCACCGGCGAGCACGCCGAAGCCCCACCCGAACGCGATGACCACCCAGCCCGCCGCGCGCGCCTTCGAATGGTGCAGGGTGACGGCGGCGCACACGCCGGCGCCGAAGAGGATCAGCAGGGCTGTTCCGATGATCTCGCCGACGAAGATGTCCCCGTTGGAATACATGGCTGGCTCCTTGTCCCCGGCCCGGGGGAGCGGCCCCCGGTCCTCCGTGCAGGGTGCGTACTTCCCGTGCCACGGGAGACGGCGGGCGCTCGGCCGCCGTGCCCCGCGCGGCGTCCGCGTCGAGCGTGCCGGTGCGCCGGAGCCGCCCATGGGGAGTCGGGCAGCGCGGAGCGCTGCCACGCGGCCGGGGAGCCCGGCTGCGGCGGTGTTCCGGCGGACACCCGGAAGTGTTCACCGCAGGTGACGGGCCGTCAAGGTGCCCGGGAGCGGAGGCCGTCAGTCGCCGCGCCGCCGTCCCCGGCGCACCTCGTACCCCGGCGCGCCGGGCCGCCCCAGCACCCAACTGCTCGCTCCGGTCAGCGACTTGGCCGCCTGCTTCAGCGGCGCCAGGGCCGCCGCGGCCGGCCCGTGACC encodes:
- a CDS encoding GTP-binding protein, which produces MVFGRSERRRKHDAPDPVTLKILVAGGFGVGKTTLVGAVSEIKPLRTEERLTEAGRPVDDLVGVEGKRTTTVAMDFGRITLREDLVLYLFGTPGQDRFWFLWDELARGALGAVVLADTRRLADSFAAVDYFERRGIAFMVAVNCFDGAERYPAETVREALDLDAEVPVMLCDAREKDSVRDVLIAVVEHAMHLSTRQREPALP
- the proS gene encoding proline--tRNA ligase, yielding MAKAPVFTPRADDFPRWYQDLIGKAELADNGPVRGTMVVRPYGYGLWERMQREMDARIKKAGAQNAYFPLLIPQSYLTKEAEHVEGFAPELAVVTHAGGRELAEPVVVRPTSETIVNASFSRWVRSHRDLPLLVNQWANVVRWELRPRVFLRTTEFLWQEGHTAHATYEDARDYAARIHRDVYTDFMENVLAMDVVPGRKTARERFAGAVDTLTLEGMMGDGKALQLATSHELGQNFAKAFGTRYLSADGRQEYVWQTSWGSTTRMVGALVMAHGDDHGLRVPPRLAAVQAVVLAIRDDAEVLAKVREIGDRLEDAGVRVHVDDRTGTPFGRRAVDWELKGVPVRIEVGPRDLANGTAVLVRRAAGSKEPTAIEALPAILPEVLEAEQALLLEQSRAHRENHTAEVTTVDEAVEAASAGWARIPWDALGPEGEAELAERGVSVRCLVAADGSVPERGDQPGNVAVVARAY
- a CDS encoding MIP/aquaporin family protein; amino-acid sequence: MYSNGDIFVGEIIGTALLILFGAGVCAAVTLHHSKARAAGWVVIAFGWGFGVLAGAYTAAPLSGGHLNPAVTLGSAVAGGTEWSKVPLYMAAQMAGALLGAVLAWALYHAQFAANAEADKAQPTLGIFATAPEVRSPAANLVTETIATMGLVLPLLFFGENKGIGIGQVPGADAGVYGSGINVLLVALLVVGIGLSLGGPTGYAINPARDLGPRIAHALLPIPNKGTSDWSYAWIPVAGPLLGAVLSGLVFNAVF
- the glpK gene encoding glycerol kinase GlpK, with protein sequence MTDGTAQKYVAAIDQGTTSSRCIIFNQDGAIVAVDQREHRQIFPKPGWVEHDAEEIWAKVQAVVAGALAKAGLRADQLAALGITNQRETTVLWDRATGRPVHNAIVWQDTRTAQLCHELGGTDGQDRFRAATGLPLASYFSGPKAAWLLDSVPGLRARAEAGEIAFGTIDSWLIWKLTGGTDGGAHVTDVTNAGRTMLMNLHTLQWDTSILSAMRIPEAVLPEIRSSAEVYGTAVGQLAGVPVAAALGDQQAAVFGQTCYRVGEAKNTYGTGSFLLLNTGQRPVPSKSGLLTTLGYQLGGEAPVYCLEGSIAITGALVQWFRDQLGIIGSADEIENLAAQVPDNGGAYIVPAFSGLFAPYWRSDARGVITGLTGYVTKAHLARAVLEATSWQTREVVDAMYQDSGVQITALKVDGGMTVNNLLMQHQADVLGVPVIRPVVSETTCLGAAYAAGLATGVWQDLDELTAHWKRDTEWTPHMDGPTREREYGNWRKAVERSFGWHEGGAGA